A genomic window from Flavobacteriales bacterium TMED191 includes:
- the folK gene encoding 2-amino-4-hydroxy-6-hydroxymethyldihydropteridine diphosphokinase — MKHNCYISIGSNIGNRVLNIDNSIMHLSHFSKIIKSSSYYETSPWGYIDKRDYINIILQIQTSLTPHLLLKKIKLIESKMGRKKSNLSNYSARIIDLDIIFYDNIILSDINLIIPHPKLYNRKFVLVPLCELSPNIKCPFRKETVEDILLNSDDNSNISLFKKC, encoded by the coding sequence ATGAAGCATAATTGTTATATATCAATAGGTAGTAATATTGGTAATCGAGTTTTGAATATTGATAATTCTATTATGCATTTATCACATTTTTCAAAAATTATTAAATCTTCATCTTACTATGAAACCTCACCATGGGGTTATATTGATAAGAGAGATTATATTAATATTATACTGCAAATTCAGACATCTCTAACCCCTCATTTGTTGTTAAAAAAAATAAAGTTAATTGAATCAAAAATGGGTAGAAAAAAAAGTAACTTATCAAATTATAGCGCACGAATTATTGATTTAGATATAATTTTTTATGATAATATTATTTTGAGCGATATTAATTTAATAATACCTCATCCTAAACTCTATAATAGAAAATTTGTTTTAGTTCCACTTTGTGAATTAAGTCCAAATATTAAATGTCCATTTAGAAAAGAAACAGTCGAAGATATATTATTAAATTCGGATGATAATAGTAACATATCATTGTTTAAAAAGTGCTAA
- a CDS encoding OmpA family protein: MLKIKNFLTVLILCASLSYGQSQFNDLNIGASFGLASEMGDVNSEGFNPVLGLNISKHISSQVSLSTKMMLGSLEGGKSMDAFDVNFMGVYANLAYHIIQFDELALYVEGGLGLLGFSGDQNSNDYSQGLFSGESFIVNRAIGFKYPFSNAINGLFNFSIINPLSGNGLDNVSENVNGFSSVKIGLSYGFGREDSKHSEWANPIDVMSSKLNEVEEKMSSLSIDTDGDGVADKFDKENDTPSGVSVDGSGKSLDVDSDGVADYKDIDPFTAPGVSVDVNGLELDNDKDGVPNSQDQEPNSPEGCTVNFKGVQIVGKGAFLPTVYFDVSSSKLDYGNYQRLATVASVLKANPSYKLRVIGFADSVGASDANYKLGLKRANAVIEILINTFSIDLNRLIADSQGENNLLANEQKKLNLRDGLRSNVDGTRFLNRRVEFIIE, from the coding sequence ATGTTAAAAATTAAAAATTTCTTGACTGTTTTAATACTATGTGCTTCTTTAAGTTACGGACAGTCACAATTTAATGATTTAAATATTGGTGCTTCATTCGGTTTAGCTTCTGAAATGGGTGATGTTAATAGTGAAGGTTTTAATCCTGTTTTAGGTTTAAATATTTCTAAACATATTAGTAGTCAGGTTTCATTATCTACAAAAATGATGTTGGGTTCATTAGAAGGTGGTAAAAGTATGGATGCATTTGATGTCAATTTTATGGGTGTTTATGCTAATTTAGCATATCATATTATTCAATTTGATGAATTAGCTCTATATGTAGAGGGAGGTTTAGGCCTATTGGGTTTTAGTGGTGATCAAAATTCTAATGATTATTCACAAGGATTGTTTTCTGGCGAAAGTTTTATTGTAAATCGTGCGATCGGATTTAAATATCCTTTTTCGAATGCAATTAATGGATTATTCAATTTTTCTATTATTAATCCTTTATCTGGGAATGGTCTAGATAATGTTTCAGAAAATGTAAACGGATTTAGCTCGGTTAAAATTGGACTTTCGTATGGCTTTGGGAGAGAAGATTCGAAACACTCAGAATGGGCAAATCCTATCGATGTTATGTCCAGCAAATTAAATGAAGTTGAAGAAAAGATGTCTAGTTTAAGTATCGACACTGATGGTGATGGAGTAGCAGATAAATTTGATAAAGAAAATGACACACCTAGTGGAGTCTCTGTTGATGGTAGTGGTAAGTCATTAGATGTAGATTCTGACGGAGTTGCGGATTATAAGGATATTGACCCCTTTACAGCGCCAGGTGTTTCAGTAGATGTAAATGGTTTAGAATTAGATAACGATAAAGACGGTGTGCCAAATAGTCAAGACCAAGAGCCAAACTCTCCTGAGGGATGCACAGTAAATTTTAAAGGTGTACAAATTGTTGGAAAAGGCGCATTTTTACCGACAGTATACTTTGATGTGTCATCCTCAAAGTTAGATTATGGTAATTATCAAAGATTAGCTACTGTAGCTAGTGTTTTAAAAGCAAATCCCTCATATAAATTAAGAGTAATTGGTTTTGCTGATTCTGTAGGGGCTAGTGATGCTAATTATAAACTAGGATTAAAGAGAGCAAATGCTGTAATTGAAATTCTTATTAATACCTTTTCTATTGACTTAAATAGGTTGATAGCAGATTCTCAAGGTGAAAATAATTTACTAGCAAATGAACAAAAGAAATTGAACCTTAGAGATGGTTTACGTTCCAATGTTGATGGTACACGTTTCTTAAACAGGCGGGTAGAGTTTATTATTGAATAA
- the mutS gene encoding DNA mismatch repair protein MutS: MLQYLSIKKKYPDSLLLFRVGDFYETFGEDAIKSAKILNIILTKRANGSSNVELAGFPHHSLNTYLPKLVKAGQRVAICEQLEDPKKTKKIVKRGVTELITPGVSLNDEVLDTTKNNFLASVVFGDKMGVSFLDISTGEFLIAEGDYNHMKKLINNFSPSEILYSKSERNMINDKIPGEFYFYPVDDWIFDKQFAFDQIVSHFKINSLKGFGIDNHNEGVIAAGSILYYLNQNKQSKLNHIINLKRLDKNSFVWLDNFTIKNLELLPSSDNQGTNLINVIDKTCTPMGARMIRHWVLFPLKDMLKINNRLNFVDFFSRNNKILEESIRLLSEIGDLERMLSKISTLRISPRELNKFKESLIYCNALNELLLKNKNFSPLKDLFSIYNPSHDIIERIDDQLDANAPVQLVKGGVMSSGVSEELDSYRKLALSSEKVLDQIKNREIDNTGISSLKIAYNNVFGYYLEVRNTHKDKVPDNWIRKQTLVSAERYITEELKDLEFKIINAKSKIQELESDLYYDLVNSISSSISQIQKNAFLIAQIDCLSCFSVVSSNNNYSKPLVDDSFRIEIKNGRHPVIESVFESAQEYIPNDIFLDDKKQQIIMITGPNMSGKSAILRQTALIVLMAQIGCFVPAEYAQIGLVDKIFTRVGASDNISQGESTFMVEMNETASILNNLSNRSLILLDEIGRGTSTFDGVSIAWAIAEYLHQSSFRSKTLFATHYHELNKMSEQFSRIKNFNVSVKEIDNEIVFLRKLKSGGVEHSFGIHVARMAGMPKSLLQRAKEILISLESSRTSSHISTKKDQYQLSFIQLDDPIIDEIKMELSNIDIDNLTPVEALMKLHEIKRKIGIVK, from the coding sequence ATGCTGCAATACTTGTCAATAAAAAAAAAGTATCCAGATTCATTATTACTATTTAGAGTAGGTGACTTTTATGAGACTTTTGGTGAAGATGCAATTAAATCTGCAAAGATTCTAAATATAATATTAACAAAAAGAGCAAATGGTAGCTCTAATGTAGAATTAGCTGGCTTCCCTCATCACTCTCTAAATACATATCTTCCTAAACTTGTAAAGGCAGGTCAACGCGTTGCAATATGTGAACAGTTAGAGGACCCGAAAAAAACAAAAAAAATTGTTAAACGTGGTGTTACCGAATTAATTACCCCAGGAGTGTCTTTGAACGACGAAGTTTTAGATACAACCAAAAATAATTTTTTAGCATCTGTTGTTTTCGGAGATAAAATGGGAGTATCATTTTTAGATATTTCTACAGGTGAATTTTTAATAGCTGAGGGAGACTATAATCATATGAAGAAATTGATTAATAATTTTTCGCCTAGTGAAATACTGTATTCTAAGTCTGAAAGAAATATGATAAATGATAAAATTCCGGGAGAATTTTATTTTTACCCAGTTGATGATTGGATTTTTGATAAGCAATTTGCATTTGATCAAATTGTTAGTCACTTTAAAATTAATTCATTAAAAGGATTTGGTATTGATAATCATAACGAGGGTGTGATTGCAGCTGGTAGTATTCTTTATTACTTAAATCAAAATAAGCAAAGTAAATTAAATCATATTATTAATTTGAAAAGACTTGATAAAAATTCTTTTGTTTGGTTGGATAATTTTACAATTAAAAATTTAGAGTTATTACCTTCTTCAGACAATCAAGGTACAAATTTAATTAATGTAATAGATAAGACTTGTACACCTATGGGTGCTAGAATGATTAGACATTGGGTGTTATTTCCTCTTAAGGATATGCTTAAAATTAATAATCGTTTAAATTTCGTTGATTTTTTTAGTAGAAATAATAAAATACTTGAGGAATCTATTAGGTTGTTATCTGAAATTGGAGATTTAGAGAGAATGTTGTCTAAAATATCTACTTTGCGAATCTCGCCAAGAGAATTAAATAAATTTAAAGAGTCTCTTATCTACTGTAATGCTTTAAATGAATTATTATTAAAAAATAAAAATTTCTCTCCTCTCAAGGACTTGTTTTCTATTTATAACCCTTCTCATGATATAATTGAAAGAATAGACGATCAGTTAGATGCAAATGCACCTGTGCAACTGGTTAAAGGAGGTGTTATGAGTTCAGGTGTTTCGGAAGAACTAGACTCATATCGAAAACTCGCTTTATCATCTGAAAAGGTTTTAGATCAAATTAAAAATAGAGAGATTGATAATACAGGCATATCATCGCTCAAAATTGCATATAATAATGTTTTTGGATACTACTTAGAAGTTAGAAATACTCACAAAGATAAGGTTCCAGATAACTGGATTAGAAAGCAAACTTTAGTGAGCGCGGAAAGGTATATTACAGAAGAGCTGAAAGATTTAGAATTCAAAATTATAAATGCTAAATCTAAAATACAAGAATTAGAATCAGATTTGTATTATGATTTGGTAAACTCAATCAGTTCTTCAATTTCACAAATTCAAAAAAATGCTTTTTTAATTGCTCAGATTGATTGTTTATCTTGTTTTAGTGTTGTTTCCAGTAATAATAATTATTCTAAGCCATTAGTAGATGATAGTTTTAGGATTGAAATTAAAAATGGTCGACACCCTGTTATTGAATCTGTTTTTGAAAGTGCACAAGAATATATTCCTAATGATATCTTTTTAGATGATAAAAAACAACAAATTATTATGATTACGGGGCCTAATATGTCTGGAAAATCAGCTATTTTGAGACAAACTGCACTAATTGTGTTAATGGCGCAAATAGGTTGTTTTGTTCCAGCAGAATATGCTCAAATAGGATTGGTTGATAAGATTTTCACTAGAGTAGGTGCATCAGATAATATTTCACAGGGAGAGTCTACATTTATGGTGGAGATGAATGAAACAGCAAGTATTTTAAATAATTTATCTAATAGAAGTTTGATTTTGCTTGATGAAATTGGACGTGGCACAAGCACTTTTGATGGCGTTTCAATTGCTTGGGCCATAGCTGAATACTTGCATCAATCTAGTTTTCGTTCAAAAACTTTATTTGCTACACATTATCATGAGTTAAATAAAATGTCGGAACAATTTAGCAGAATAAAAAACTTTAACGTATCAGTTAAAGAAATTGATAATGAAATAGTGTTTTTAAGAAAATTGAAAAGTGGTGGAGTAGAACATAGCTTCGGAATCCATGTGGCACGAATGGCAGGAATGCCTAAAAGCTTATTGCAAAGAGCAAAAGAAATCTTAATTTCTTTGGAGTCATCAAGAACTTCTTCACATATTAGTACAAAAAAAGATCAGTATCAATTAAGTTTTATTCAACTAGATGATCCCATAATTGATGAAATCAAAATGGAGCTTTCAAATATTGACATTGATAATTTGACACCTGTTGAAGCCTTAATGAAGTTACATGAAATTAAAAGAAAAATTGGCATAGTTAAATGA
- the rocF gene encoding arginase, producing MKNIKIISVMSELGAGTRGSSLAFSAIITASLKLKSDFFNKYPVEEIENENHYLLHYDTNSFAKNIDGIIKIYSRLASKIKSVFVNNNFPVVISGDHSSAGGTIAGIKASYPNKKLGVIWIDAHADLHSPLTTPSGNMHGMPLSISLNDDNSQSKINIVDDDILKKWKILTGKEKKILPENLIFFGVRDTEKQEDEMMSRLNLRNYSIEEIRRRGIQKCVFESLETLKGCELLYISFDVDCLDSSISEGTGTPVSNGFTISEVKKILTYLFMNEKICCFEITEVNPTLDNKGNKMAETAFKILEKTISKIS from the coding sequence ATGAAAAATATAAAAATAATTAGTGTTATGTCTGAATTAGGAGCCGGAACGAGAGGTTCAAGTTTGGCATTTTCTGCTATCATAACTGCATCTTTAAAATTAAAAAGTGATTTTTTCAATAAATACCCTGTAGAGGAAATTGAAAATGAAAATCATTATTTACTTCATTATGATACAAATTCTTTTGCAAAAAACATCGATGGAATAATAAAAATTTATTCAAGACTTGCTAGTAAGATAAAATCTGTTTTTGTCAATAATAATTTTCCAGTTGTAATTTCTGGAGATCATTCCTCAGCTGGTGGAACTATTGCTGGTATAAAAGCTTCTTATCCAAATAAAAAACTTGGTGTTATATGGATTGATGCACATGCCGACTTACATTCTCCTTTAACAACACCTTCCGGAAATATGCATGGAATGCCATTGTCTATCTCATTAAATGATGATAATTCACAATCAAAGATTAATATTGTTGATGACGATATACTTAAAAAGTGGAAAATTTTAACTGGAAAAGAAAAAAAAATACTTCCTGAAAATTTGATTTTTTTCGGTGTTCGAGACACAGAAAAGCAAGAAGATGAAATGATGAGTCGCTTAAATTTGAGAAACTATTCAATCGAAGAAATTAGAAGGAGAGGAATTCAAAAATGTGTTTTTGAATCACTTGAAACATTGAAAGGTTGTGAACTATTATATATATCATTTGATGTAGATTGTTTAGATTCTTCTATATCGGAAGGAACGGGAACTCCTGTGTCCAATGGTTTTACAATTTCAGAAGTAAAAAAAATATTAACATATCTTTTTATGAATGAAAAGATATGTTGTTTTGAAATTACTGAAGTAAATCCAACCTTAGATAATAAAGGAAATAAAATGGCAGAAACTGCTTTCAAGATTTTAGAAAAAACAATTTCAAAAATAAGTTGA
- a CDS encoding Lacal_2735 family protein, which translates to MFGLFKRKTEKEKLEDLYRKKKELAFKASKINRQESDRLEKEANDILTKLEKLED; encoded by the coding sequence ATGTTTGGACTATTTAAAAGAAAAACAGAAAAAGAAAAACTGGAAGATTTATATCGCAAAAAAAAAGAGCTTGCTTTTAAAGCCTCCAAAATAAATAGACAAGAAAGTGATAGATTAGAAAAAGAAGCTAATGATATTCTCACAAAATTAGAAAAGCTTGAAGATTAA
- a CDS encoding TrmH family RNA methyltransferase — MSKKLNIEIVLVLDNIRSMHNIGSIFRSSDAFGVKSIFLCGICATPPNKEIRKTALGSTKTVTWQYFSSTKIAIQQLVNKGYHIIAIEQTQSSSPLNNTTIQKDKIALILGNEVKGISPEILKEVNQHIEITQHGEKTSMNVSVVAGIILWALKNK; from the coding sequence ATGTCAAAAAAACTTAATATAGAAATTGTACTTGTATTAGATAATATAAGGAGCATGCATAATATAGGTTCAATATTTAGATCCTCAGACGCTTTTGGTGTGAAATCAATCTTTTTATGCGGAATTTGTGCCACTCCGCCAAATAAAGAAATTCGCAAGACTGCTCTAGGTTCAACAAAAACTGTAACATGGCAATACTTCTCATCTACAAAAATTGCAATTCAACAATTGGTAAATAAAGGATATCATATAATAGCTATTGAACAAACTCAATCAAGCTCACCTTTAAATAATACTACAATCCAAAAAGACAAGATTGCCTTAATTCTAGGAAATGAAGTAAAAGGAATTTCTCCAGAAATTTTAAAAGAGGTAAACCAACATATTGAAATTACACAACATGGAGAAAAAACATCCATGAATGTCTCTGTTGTGGCTGGCATTATACTTTGGGCTTTAAAAAACAAATAG
- a CDS encoding DUF2797 domain-containing protein: MYRGEIAKMQVTYADPIQYNFIINNEQVALNELIGSSVKINWSGKVVCSCGKIMPKFYRQNFCYKCFWSSPLASQSIFKPELCKADLGIEERDLEWEKKFQIAPHYVYLSNSSGLKVGITRKGQKLTRWIDQGASQAILLAEVPNRRLSGLIEVELKKSIADKTNWRKMLSGVPDLLNMLDEKFRCTSLISSEMKKYLSKDNTVTSIHYPVNVYPQKIKSLSLQKTALIEGVIEGIKGQYILLDNNRVFNVRSHQGFIINFLF, translated from the coding sequence ATGTATAGAGGGGAAATTGCAAAAATGCAAGTAACTTATGCAGATCCAATTCAATATAATTTTATTATTAATAATGAGCAGGTAGCATTAAATGAACTGATTGGAAGTAGTGTTAAAATAAACTGGTCTGGCAAGGTTGTTTGTAGTTGTGGTAAAATAATGCCAAAGTTTTATAGACAAAATTTTTGTTATAAATGTTTTTGGAGTTCTCCATTAGCTTCACAAAGTATTTTTAAACCTGAGTTATGTAAAGCTGATTTAGGAATTGAAGAAAGAGACCTTGAGTGGGAAAAAAAATTTCAGATTGCTCCTCACTATGTTTATTTATCTAATTCAAGTGGTTTAAAGGTTGGGATTACCAGAAAGGGACAAAAGTTAACTCGATGGATTGATCAAGGAGCTAGTCAAGCAATTTTACTTGCGGAAGTTCCAAATAGAAGACTTTCAGGTTTGATTGAGGTTGAGTTGAAAAAGAGTATTGCCGATAAAACAAATTGGCGTAAAATGTTATCAGGTGTTCCTGATTTATTAAACATGCTAGATGAGAAATTTCGTTGTACATCATTAATTTCTTCAGAAATGAAAAAGTATCTTTCAAAAGATAATACTGTAACTAGTATACACTACCCTGTGAATGTCTATCCACAAAAAATTAAATCTCTTTCATTGCAAAAGACGGCACTTATAGAAGGAGTCATAGAAGGTATAAAAGGGCAGTATATCCTATTAGATAACAATAGAGTATTCAATGTTCGTTCTCATCAGGGTTTTATTATAAATTTTCTATTCTAA
- a CDS encoding VUT family protein — MNKSANKVYLIFISLFITSLVVSNLIFQKFFHLSILGLNFELSVGIIFYPVTFLVTDVVSEIFGKQKANQMVVTGIFASIFCLSIILIANSLPATDWSPVNNQIFNLVFGNTILAVGASMFAYLCAQLIDIRIYHFWKKITKGRHLWLRNNFSTILSQLLDTFLILFLLCSGGAIEWTKFDTLFIQGFLFKIFIAIIDTPIIYLCVFILRKKFNLKIDESLE; from the coding sequence ATGAATAAAAGTGCAAATAAAGTCTATTTAATATTCATTAGTTTATTTATTACATCTCTAGTTGTTTCTAATCTAATTTTTCAAAAATTCTTTCACTTATCAATTCTAGGTCTTAATTTTGAACTATCAGTGGGTATTATATTCTATCCTGTTACATTTTTGGTAACTGATGTGGTTTCAGAAATTTTTGGAAAACAAAAGGCTAATCAAATGGTTGTTACTGGCATTTTTGCAAGTATTTTTTGTTTATCGATTATATTGATAGCAAATTCCCTCCCTGCTACTGATTGGTCTCCAGTAAATAATCAAATATTTAATTTGGTTTTTGGAAATACTATATTAGCTGTAGGTGCTTCAATGTTCGCATATTTGTGTGCTCAACTGATTGACATAAGGATATATCATTTTTGGAAAAAAATTACGAAAGGAAGACACTTGTGGCTTCGAAACAACTTCTCTACAATACTGTCTCAATTACTTGATACATTTTTAATTTTATTTTTATTGTGTAGTGGTGGAGCAATTGAATGGACAAAATTTGATACCCTTTTTATTCAAGGATTTTTGTTTAAAATCTTTATTGCTATAATTGATACACCTATTATATATCTTTGTGTTTTTATTTTACGGAAAAAATTCAATCTAAAAATAGACGAATCATTAGAATAG
- the sppA gene encoding signal peptide peptidase SppA, producing the protein MSKTFLQNILSSALGFITGFAILISAIFILLIFSTLISTIFNSDNKLEPNSILKIQFDTPIYDKPNNNPFKNFNPINTLGPNKSIHLYKLLNAIDIAANDKNIKGIVLDMDNYISPGSASSKEIRDALEEFKQTDKFIYAYSTIYSQSAYYIASVSDSVFMYPKGMVTLRGLSSTTPFFKNTLEEIGIKPEVIRHGKFKAAVEPFMEDKMSPENRLQTKTLLEDVWSTMTFDISENRNLTKAVLNDIADSMTMTMPAKANVELGLIDSLIYPDHFKQFIANKINENTEDLEFLSIDRLKNKKNKSKNKIAIIYAEGGIDGDTENIHVGYTKTIKKAFEDDEVKAIVLRVNSPGGSALISDEILSQIKLSKKDKPLVVSMGNVAASGGYYISCAADKILASPTTITGSIGVFGLFFTAEELLTKKIKLSYDNVKTNSFANLGEIHRSLSKKEKDLIQRSVKNTYQDFIQHVSDGRNMSTLEVDKIGQGRVWTGLSSIRNGLVDSLGGLKDAINIASQLANLNDFKTIELPRNQNGLESFLENIETFYVFHFSDIKKEELYLNELRNKYLKMQGIQALLITEYNLE; encoded by the coding sequence ATGTCTAAAACATTTTTGCAAAACATACTATCCTCAGCATTAGGATTTATTACTGGATTTGCTATACTTATATCTGCAATTTTTATACTTTTAATTTTCTCAACACTCATATCTACTATCTTTAATTCTGACAATAAATTAGAGCCTAATAGCATCTTGAAAATTCAGTTTGATACGCCGATTTATGACAAACCCAACAATAATCCTTTTAAAAATTTCAATCCGATAAATACTCTGGGACCCAACAAAAGTATCCATTTGTATAAATTATTAAACGCAATTGATATTGCTGCCAATGATAAAAATATTAAAGGAATTGTATTGGATATGGATAATTACATTTCACCAGGCTCTGCTTCATCAAAAGAAATAAGAGATGCATTAGAAGAATTTAAACAAACTGATAAGTTTATTTATGCTTACTCTACAATATATAGTCAAAGTGCTTATTATATTGCTTCAGTATCTGATTCGGTATTTATGTATCCTAAAGGAATGGTTACTTTACGAGGACTAAGTTCAACAACCCCTTTCTTTAAAAACACACTTGAAGAAATCGGCATAAAACCAGAGGTAATTCGACATGGAAAGTTTAAAGCTGCAGTAGAACCATTTATGGAGGATAAAATGAGTCCCGAAAATAGATTACAAACTAAAACATTATTAGAAGATGTTTGGTCTACAATGACTTTCGATATTTCGGAAAACAGAAATCTAACCAAGGCTGTATTAAATGACATTGCAGACAGTATGACTATGACCATGCCAGCAAAAGCCAACGTTGAATTAGGTTTAATTGATAGTCTGATTTATCCAGATCATTTCAAACAATTTATTGCAAATAAAATCAACGAGAATACTGAAGATTTAGAATTTTTATCTATTGATCGATTAAAAAACAAAAAAAATAAATCAAAAAATAAAATAGCTATTATTTATGCAGAAGGTGGTATTGATGGTGACACTGAAAATATCCATGTGGGTTATACAAAAACAATAAAGAAAGCTTTTGAAGATGATGAAGTTAAAGCAATTGTATTAAGAGTTAACTCACCAGGTGGATCTGCATTAATATCAGACGAGATACTTAGTCAGATTAAATTATCTAAAAAGGATAAACCCCTAGTTGTGTCGATGGGTAATGTTGCTGCTTCAGGAGGTTATTATATATCATGTGCTGCTGATAAAATATTAGCATCACCTACTACAATTACTGGTTCTATTGGAGTATTTGGCTTGTTTTTTACTGCAGAGGAGTTGCTTACAAAAAAAATCAAATTGAGTTATGACAATGTAAAAACTAATTCATTTGCCAATCTGGGTGAGATTCATAGAAGTTTATCTAAAAAAGAAAAAGACCTTATTCAAAGATCGGTTAAAAACACATATCAAGACTTTATTCAACATGTTTCGGATGGGAGAAATATGTCAACTTTAGAAGTTGATAAGATTGGGCAAGGAAGGGTATGGACAGGTCTTAGTAGCATAAGAAATGGACTAGTTGATTCACTTGGAGGATTGAAGGACGCTATAAATATTGCCAGTCAACTTGCTAATCTAAATGATTTTAAAACAATTGAGTTGCCAAGAAATCAAAATGGACTAGAATCGTTTTTAGAAAATATTGAAACCTTTTATGTCTTTCATTTTAGTGATATAAAAAAAGAAGAATTATATTTAAATGAGTTACGAAATAAATACTTAAAAATGCAAGGTATTCAAGCATTATTAATAACAGAATATAATTTAGAATAG